One window from the genome of Echinicola vietnamensis DSM 17526 encodes:
- a CDS encoding FtsX-like permease family protein: MNLSFFIASRYFKSKKKRNFINILSRIAMIGVAVGTMALVIVLSVFNGLEDLIRGLYASFDAPLKVELVKGKSFEVGDDFLDSLKAVEGVVSITEVIEDNALLKYGEDQMVVTMKGVSEEFLDKERFEQGYFAGDMTLGSPDQPKAIMGRGVSFMLGVDPKNEFEQLRMFYPKAPRAGTIDPRQMYNSGRLGLAGTFSVEKKFDDSFVVVPLTFARDLMDYGDKRTALEIKVAPSASLSSVKAAMRDLLGEGFSVKDTDEQHAGLLRAIRIEKLFVFITLTFILAVASFNIFFSLSMLAIEKKKDIAVMIAMGATQKLIRSIYIKQGAIIAFSGAIVGLVLGFAICWLQDRYGLVSLGVASSVVDSYPVKMIWTDFLWTSLSLIVITFFAAYRPATIAAKVNTVEHL, from the coding sequence GTGAACCTTTCCTTTTTTATTGCATCCCGGTATTTTAAAAGTAAAAAGAAGCGGAATTTTATCAATATCCTGTCCAGGATAGCGATGATCGGTGTGGCGGTGGGCACAATGGCCTTGGTGATTGTGTTATCGGTATTTAATGGGCTGGAGGATTTGATCAGGGGGCTTTATGCGTCTTTTGATGCACCGCTTAAGGTGGAGTTGGTGAAGGGGAAGTCTTTTGAAGTTGGGGACGATTTTTTGGATAGTTTGAAGGCTGTAGAGGGGGTGGTGTCCATCACGGAAGTTATTGAGGATAATGCACTTCTAAAGTACGGTGAAGACCAAATGGTGGTGACCATGAAAGGGGTCAGTGAGGAGTTTTTGGATAAGGAGCGGTTTGAGCAAGGGTATTTTGCAGGGGACATGACCTTGGGCAGCCCGGACCAGCCCAAAGCCATCATGGGGAGAGGCGTAAGTTTTATGCTTGGGGTGGATCCAAAGAATGAGTTTGAGCAGCTACGGATGTTTTACCCCAAAGCTCCTAGGGCCGGAACCATCGATCCGCGGCAGATGTACAACTCCGGCAGGTTGGGACTCGCAGGGACCTTCAGTGTAGAAAAAAAGTTTGATGATAGTTTTGTGGTGGTACCGCTGACCTTTGCGCGGGATCTCATGGATTACGGGGATAAACGGACGGCTTTGGAGATTAAGGTAGCCCCCAGCGCCTCCCTTTCCAGTGTAAAGGCAGCCATGCGGGACCTATTGGGAGAAGGGTTTTCCGTAAAGGACACCGACGAGCAGCACGCTGGACTCCTCAGGGCCATTCGAATTGAAAAGCTCTTTGTGTTTATCACCTTGACCTTTATCTTGGCCGTGGCCTCGTTTAATATTTTCTTTTCCTTAAGCATGCTGGCCATCGAAAAGAAAAAGGATATTGCAGTGATGATCGCCATGGGGGCCACTCAAAAACTCATACGTTCCATTTATATCAAGCAGGGAGCGATTATTGCTTTTTCTGGAGCCATTGTAGGGCTGGTGCTCGGATTTGCGATTTGTTGGTTACAGGATCGTTATGGGTTGGTGTCCTTGGGCGTGGCGAGTTCGGTGGTAGACAGCTATCCTGTAAAAATGATATGGACCGATTTTTTATGGACCAGCCTTAGCCTGATCGTCATTACCTTCTTTGCGGCCTATCGCCCCGCTACCATTGCAGCAAAGGTGAATACAGTGGAGCATTTGTGA
- a CDS encoding DEAD/DEAH box helicase — protein sequence MKVSPDKSFEIIYSLFSHEYLGILFESFVIQHDDKGRLSFAYQNIATQNAKEFASGLDSTDYELIELMDSMQHDAIVKTFNTKKLKPKEFLRKVFDTNSETTANKEIRRMIEVRLEGIRAKILERIIGKRLFEMGNDGNPIWKEINVMEEKASVLFHFRRNEDNTHYFPTLKHGGEKLDWQYKGGYLLCEEPAWLVVNGCLYNFEKGVDGKKLKPFLNKKFIVIPKNVEQSYYEKFITQLVASFDVYAKGFDIKVQRSNPEALLSLSDLPGGGGGTDLFGNVQAAEEEDKIVFDLRFQYGDYSFRSEEKKSNNVQLEQQGDNYIFHKVIRDLEKEKSYGDYLKDLGLPVRTSRFSLGKSKAFDWLNSNREALEDMGVKILQNQSAKGKKYFIGNASIKVDIKENIDWFDVDAIISFGSFEVPFAQIRRLLVKGKSEFELPNGEIAVIPDSWFVNYSEIFSFLETGEKQDEKMMLKKHHIALAQELQKGNLINLTLSRKLEKLKDFSEMESYDLPDNFNGTLRPYQKAGYDWLRFLNEYHFGGCLADDMGLGKTVQTLAMLAHEKKRTEGATSLLVMPTSLIYNWEVEARKFTPDLKVLVYTGSQRIKDSSMFSKYDLVLTSYGITRLDVDILKDFFFNYIILDESQAIKNPNSIISKAVNQLVCKHRLILTGTPVENGTMDLWSQMNFVNQGLLGTQSIFKKQFLQPIEKKNDMDKAAKLHAMIKPFILRRLKTQVATDLPEKVVNVKYSNMTPEQEKAYEEVKGYYREKIVKEMSIPGMNRQAFTLLRGLTQLRQIANHPRLTDTAYTGDSGKLEDIVHMLDSTAREGHKVLVFSQFVKHLAIVKEYLDESGIAYSYLDGTTKDRQAQVKDFQENDQVKIFLISLKAGGVGLNLTKAEYVFLLDPWWNPAVEAQAIDRAHRIGQENKVIIYKFITHNTVEEKIMALQERKMALADELISTEESFMKSLEKEDIEALLA from the coding sequence ATGAAAGTATCTCCGGATAAGTCTTTTGAAATAATATATTCTCTTTTTAGTCATGAATATTTAGGGATTCTATTTGAGTCCTTTGTGATTCAGCATGATGATAAGGGCAGGCTCTCTTTTGCCTATCAAAATATTGCCACCCAAAATGCCAAGGAGTTTGCTTCTGGCCTGGACAGCACGGATTATGAGCTGATCGAGCTGATGGACAGCATGCAGCATGATGCGATCGTGAAGACTTTCAACACCAAGAAACTAAAGCCCAAGGAGTTTTTGCGGAAGGTGTTTGACACCAATAGTGAAACGACGGCGAATAAGGAAATCCGCCGCATGATCGAGGTTCGGTTGGAGGGAATTCGGGCCAAGATTTTGGAACGTATTATAGGGAAGCGACTTTTTGAGATGGGCAATGATGGAAATCCCATCTGGAAGGAGATCAATGTAATGGAGGAAAAGGCGTCAGTGCTTTTTCATTTCAGAAGAAACGAGGACAATACCCATTATTTTCCGACGCTCAAGCACGGCGGAGAAAAGTTGGATTGGCAATATAAAGGGGGGTATTTGCTTTGCGAAGAGCCGGCTTGGCTGGTGGTGAATGGCTGTTTGTATAATTTTGAAAAAGGCGTGGACGGTAAAAAGCTCAAGCCATTTCTCAACAAAAAATTTATTGTCATTCCCAAAAATGTGGAGCAGTCCTATTATGAAAAGTTCATCACCCAGCTGGTGGCCTCCTTTGATGTGTATGCCAAAGGTTTTGACATCAAAGTGCAGCGAAGCAATCCCGAGGCGTTATTGAGCTTAAGTGATTTGCCCGGAGGGGGAGGGGGAACTGACCTCTTTGGCAATGTCCAAGCAGCAGAGGAAGAGGACAAAATCGTATTTGACTTGCGGTTTCAGTATGGAGATTACTCTTTTCGCTCCGAGGAAAAAAAATCCAATAATGTACAACTGGAGCAGCAAGGAGACAATTATATTTTCCATAAAGTCATCCGAGACCTGGAAAAGGAGAAATCATATGGCGATTACTTAAAGGACCTGGGACTGCCGGTGCGGACTTCACGGTTTTCCCTGGGGAAATCGAAGGCGTTCGATTGGCTAAACTCCAATAGAGAGGCCTTGGAAGATATGGGCGTGAAAATTCTCCAAAACCAAAGCGCTAAGGGGAAAAAGTACTTTATAGGAAATGCTTCCATCAAGGTCGATATCAAGGAAAACATCGACTGGTTCGATGTGGATGCGATTATCAGCTTTGGGTCCTTCGAGGTGCCTTTTGCTCAGATCAGGAGGCTGCTCGTAAAAGGAAAGTCAGAATTTGAACTCCCCAATGGGGAGATTGCCGTTATTCCTGACAGTTGGTTTGTCAATTACTCTGAGATCTTTTCTTTCTTGGAAACCGGTGAAAAGCAGGATGAGAAGATGATGCTGAAGAAGCACCATATTGCCTTAGCGCAAGAGCTTCAGAAAGGAAACCTCATTAACCTTACCTTAAGCCGGAAGTTGGAGAAATTGAAGGACTTTTCGGAAATGGAATCCTATGACTTGCCAGATAATTTTAACGGCACCCTTCGCCCGTACCAAAAAGCCGGCTACGATTGGCTGAGGTTTCTTAATGAATACCATTTTGGCGGGTGTTTGGCCGATGATATGGGCTTGGGGAAGACGGTGCAGACCCTGGCCATGCTGGCCCACGAAAAAAAGAGGACGGAAGGAGCCACTTCCCTCTTGGTAATGCCTACTTCCTTGATTTACAACTGGGAGGTGGAAGCTCGCAAGTTCACACCGGATCTAAAGGTATTGGTCTACACGGGATCACAGCGGATCAAAGACAGCAGTATGTTTTCCAAGTACGATTTGGTGTTGACATCTTACGGCATTACCCGGTTGGATGTGGATATATTAAAGGACTTTTTCTTCAATTATATCATATTGGATGAATCCCAAGCGATCAAAAATCCCAACAGCATCATTTCGAAAGCGGTCAATCAGCTGGTGTGCAAGCACCGATTGATCCTGACGGGTACGCCGGTGGAAAATGGTACCATGGACCTTTGGTCGCAGATGAACTTCGTTAACCAGGGGCTCTTGGGCACGCAATCCATTTTCAAAAAACAGTTCTTGCAGCCGATCGAGAAGAAAAATGACATGGACAAGGCTGCCAAGCTGCATGCCATGATCAAGCCGTTTATCCTGCGGAGGTTAAAAACCCAAGTGGCGACCGATCTTCCCGAGAAGGTGGTCAATGTAAAATACTCCAACATGACCCCAGAGCAGGAAAAAGCCTATGAGGAAGTGAAGGGTTATTATCGCGAGAAGATCGTAAAGGAAATGAGCATTCCTGGCATGAACAGGCAGGCATTTACATTGCTGAGAGGCTTGACACAGCTTCGGCAAATTGCAAATCACCCGAGGTTGACCGATACGGCTTATACAGGTGATTCTGGAAAGCTGGAAGACATTGTCCACATGCTGGATTCTACCGCCAGAGAAGGGCACAAGGTCTTGGTATTTAGTCAGTTTGTGAAGCATTTGGCCATCGTGAAAGAATATTTGGATGAAAGCGGCATTGCTTATTCTTATTTGGACGGGACGACTAAGGACCGTCAAGCACAGGTGAAGGATTTCCAAGAGAATGATCAAGTGAAAATTTTCTTGATCTCCCTCAAAGCAGGGGGCGTAGGCCTTAACTTGACCAAGGCAGAATATGTGTTCTTGCTGGATCCTTGGTGGAACCCTGCTGTGGAGGCGCAAGCCATTGACCGGGCCCACCGAATAGGGCAAGAGAATAAGGTCATCATTTATAAATTTATCACACACAATACCGTGGAAGAAAAAATCATGGCCCTCCAGGAGCGTAAAATGGCCTTGGCAGATGAGTTGATCAGCACAGAGGAGAGCTTTATGAAGAGTTTGGAAAAAGAGGATATCGAGGCTTTACTGGCTTAG
- the rbfA gene encoding 30S ribosome-binding factor RbfA, with translation MESKRQQKYSKLIQKELGDIFQRESKPLVGNAMVTVTRVLMSPDLGVAKIYLSFLLANNQELLEKIDAHKKEIRKHLGKRIGKSVRSIPELVFYPDDSSAYAQHMDKIIGGLDIPEAPDDEEEED, from the coding sequence ATGGAAAGCAAGAGACAACAAAAGTATTCAAAGTTAATCCAAAAGGAACTGGGAGATATCTTTCAGCGCGAGTCCAAGCCCTTGGTGGGCAATGCCATGGTCACCGTGACCAGGGTGCTGATGAGTCCCGATCTGGGCGTGGCCAAAATTTACTTGAGTTTTTTATTGGCCAATAATCAGGAGCTGTTGGAAAAAATTGATGCACACAAAAAAGAGATCAGAAAACACTTGGGTAAGCGCATTGGCAAGTCGGTAAGGAGCATTCCCGAATTGGTTTTTTACCCGGATGATTCCTCTGCATATGCCCAACACATGGACAAAATCATTGGCGGCTTGGATATTCCAGAAGCTCCCGATGATGAGGAGGAGGAAGATTGA